A DNA window from Vigna angularis cultivar LongXiaoDou No.4 chromosome 1, ASM1680809v1, whole genome shotgun sequence contains the following coding sequences:
- the LOC108318847 gene encoding 40S ribosomal protein S17-4-like, with product MTLDFHTNKKLLEEVAIIPSKRLRNKIAGFSTHLMKRIQKGPVRGISLKLQEEERERRMDFVPDVSAINTDHIEVDKETLEMLHSLGISDIPGITKVDPVAVQPSFLFTRRY from the coding sequence ATGACGCTGGACTTTCACACGAACAAGAAGCTTCTAGAAGAAGTGGCGATCATCCCCTCAAAGAGACTCCGGAACAAGATCGCAGGCTTCTCCACTCATCTCATGAAGCGCATTCAGAAGGGCCCTGTTCGCGGCATCTCGCTCAAGCTGCAGGAGGAGGAGCGCGAGCGACGCATGGACTTCGTCCCCGACGTCTCCGCCATCAACACCGATCACATCGAGGTCGACAAGGAAACCCTCGAAATGCTTCACTCCCTCGGAATCAGCGACATCCCCGGCATTACCAAGGTCGATCCTGTCGCTGTTCAACCCAGCTTCCTCTTCACCAGGAGGTACTGA